The nucleotide sequence TCGCTCGCGTTGGCCGCCGCCGCAGCCGTTCCCGTCGTCGCCAACGAAGACGAGGTCCTGCGTGACCTCGAAGCCAAGGAGCGCGACCTTGAGACGAAACAGATCGAGCTCGAAAGGACGCAACTCGAGCTTGAGGTGAAGCAACATTCGCTTCGAGACGCCGTGGAAGACATCGAGCGGATGCGTCTCGAAATGCGCGAGTTGTTCCGCGAACGTGAACGGCAAGTCGACGGCATGAACATGCCTCGGGCCTACCGTCAACTTCTTGATCGCCCGGCAAACGTCATGGCCGCGTTCATCGGTCTGGGAACTGCACCAGCCTCCAGCGAGCTCCGCGCCGAGGCCGGTCTCGACGACGGATTCGGATTGGTGATCGAGCGTGTCGTCGAGGAATCTCCCGCTGCGGACGCTGAAGTGAAGCGTGGCGACCTGCTCATCATGCTCGACGACCAGCGGATCGCCAACGCGCCGCAGTTCGCGGCTCTCGTCCGCAGCTACGACGCCGGAGATGTCGTGACGCTGCTGCTGTTCCGTGACGGCGAAGAGGTCGAAGTCGACGTCAAGCTCGCCGCCGCGATGGTCCCGCCGCTGGAGATGTACGGCGAAACGCTCAGGTCCTCTGTGCCGTGGCCCGACCTTCGTGAGCGCAGGCAGATGGTGCCGCAGCTCCGTGCGATCGAACTGCCACCAGCGCCTCCGGTGATTGACCGGATTCCCGATCTCTTCCCCGGCGACGATCGGGACGGCTTCAAGGGCAACATCTCGCGGAGCGTCATTCGAGACGATCGTGGCTCGGCCACAC is from Planctomycetota bacterium and encodes:
- a CDS encoding PDZ domain-containing protein, with the translated sequence MRKSLISLSLALAAAAAVPVVANEDEVLRDLEAKERDLETKQIELERTQLELEVKQHSLRDAVEDIERMRLEMRELFRERERQVDGMNMPRAYRQLLDRPANVMAAFIGLGTAPASSELRAEAGLDDGFGLVIERVVEESPAADAEVKRGDLLIMLDDQRIANAPQFAALVRSYDAGDVVTLLLFRDGEEVEVDVKLAAAMVPPLEMYGETLRSSVPWPDLRERRQMVPQLRAIELPPAPPVIDRIPDLFPGDDRDGFKGNISRSVIRDDRGSAT